In Ailuropoda melanoleuca isolate Jingjing chromosome 11, ASM200744v2, whole genome shotgun sequence, a genomic segment contains:
- the HPSE gene encoding heparanase isoform X2 — protein sequence MQGRSGRDAGRRGRGEEQGRKGRRGGAGGSARGLGSRWRRFAAPAGGGSRMGGPGEPEMLLRWKPGLPLLLLLGPLGPFSPGVLAGPEQAEDVVELDFSTERPVHLVSPAFLSLTIDANLATDPRFLTFLGSPKLRTLARGLSPAYLRFGGTKTDFLIFDPQKEPTFEEKSYWQSQVNQDICKSGSIPSDVEKRLQLEWPFQEQLLLREQHQKKLKNSTYSKSSVDMLYAFANCSGLDLIFGLNALLRTADLQWNSSNAQLLLDYCSSKNYNISWELGNEPNSFWKKAGIFIDGLQLGEDFVKLHKLLGKTTFKTSHLYGPDVGQPRGKTVKILRSFLKAGGEVIDSVTWHHYYLNGRIATKEDFLNPDVLDTFTSSVQKVFQVVEETRPHKKVWLGETSSAYGGGAPLLSNTFVAGFMWLDKLGLSARMGMEVVMRQVLFGAGNYHLVDENFEPLPICAAQWSNSEDGGRSHPPGFDRKNSPPRKFTGLASFLIWIFCDKKCQSYCLPLKVKGIH from the exons ATGcagggcaggagtgggagggatgCAGGgcgcagggggaggggtgaggagcaaGGGAGAAAAGGACGCCGTGGCGGGGCGGGAGGAAGTGCGCGAGGTCTCGGCTCCCGCTGGAGGCGGTTCGCGGCTCCCGCTGGAGGCGGTTCACGGATGGGCGGGCCAGGTGAGCCCGAGATGCTGCTGCGCTGGAAGCCGgggctgccgctgctgctgctcctgggccCGCTCGGTCCCTTCTCCCCGGGCGTCCTGGCGGGACCCGAGCAGGCCGAGGACGTTGTGGAGCTGGACTTCTCCACCGAGCGGCCGGTGCACCTGGTGAGTCCCGCGTTCCTGTCCTTAACCATCGACGCCAACCTGGCCACGGACCCGCGGTTCCTCACCTTCCTGGG TTCTCCAAAGCTTCGCACTTTGGCTAGAGGCTTGTCTCCAGCATACCTGCGGTTTGGTGGCACCAAGACGGACTTTCTCATTTTCGATCCCCAAAAAGAACCGACCTTTGAAGAGAAGAGTTACTGGCAGTCTCAAGTCAACCAGG atatttgcaaatctgGCTCCATCCCTTCTGATGTAGAGAAGAGGTTACAGTTGGAATGGCCCTTCCAGGAACAATTGCTGCTCAGAGAACAGCATCAGAAGAAGCTCAAGAACAGCACTTACTCAA aaagctCCGTGGATATGCTGTATGCTTTTGCAAATTGCTCAGGACTGGACTTGATCTTTGGGCTAAATGCCTTACTACGAACAGCAGACTTGCAGTGGAACAGCTCTAACGCTCAGTTGCTCCTGGACTATTGCTCTTCCAAGAATTATAACATTTCTTGGGAACTAGGCAATG AACCTAACAGTTTCTGGAAGAAGGCTGGTATTTTCATCGATGGATTGCAGTTAGGAGAAGATTTTGTCAAGCTGCATAAACTTCTAGGAAAAACCACTTTCAAAACTTCACATCTCTATGGGCCTGATGTTGGCCAGCCTCGAGGAAAGACGGTCAAGATACTGAGGAG tttcctgAAGGCTGGCGGAGAAGTGATTGATTCGGTTACCTGGCACCA CTACTACTTGAATGGACGAATTGCTACCAAAGAAGATTTCCTAAACCCTGATGTGTTGGACACTTTTACTTCATCTGTGCAAAAAGTTTTCCAg GTTGTTGAGGAGACCCGACCCCACAAGAAGGTTTGGTTAGGAGAAACGAGCTCTGCGTATGGGGGTGGAGCGCCCTTGCTGTCTAACACCTTTGTGGCTGGCTTTAT GTGGCTGGATAAATTGGGCCTGTCGGCCAGAATGGGCATGGAAGTGGTGATGAGGCAAGTGCTCTTCGGAGCCGGAAACTACCACTTAGTGGATGAAAACTTCGAACCTCTACCT ATCTGTGCAGCTCAATGGTCGAACTCTGAAGATGGTGGACGATCACACCCTCCCGGCTTTGACAGAAAAAACTCTCCACCCAGGAAGTTCACTGGGCTTGCCAGCTTTCTCATATGGATTTTTTGTGATAAGAAATGCCAAAGTTACTGCTTGCCTCTGAAAGTGAAAGGCATACACTAG
- the HPSE gene encoding heparanase isoform X1, with protein sequence MQGRSGRDAGRRGRGEEQGRKGRRGGAGGSARGLGSRWRRFAAPAGGGSRMGGPGEPEMLLRWKPGLPLLLLLGPLGPFSPGVLAGPEQAEDVVELDFSTERPVHLVSPAFLSLTIDANLATDPRFLTFLGSPKLRTLARGLSPAYLRFGGTKTDFLIFDPQKEPTFEEKSYWQSQVNQDICKSGSIPSDVEKRLQLEWPFQEQLLLREQHQKKLKNSTYSKSSVDMLYAFANCSGLDLIFGLNALLRTADLQWNSSNAQLLLDYCSSKNYNISWELGNEPNSFWKKAGIFIDGLQLGEDFVKLHKLLGKTTFKTSHLYGPDVGQPRGKTVKILRSFLKAGGEVIDSVTWHHYYLNGRIATKEDFLNPDVLDTFTSSVQKVFQVVEETRPHKKVWLGETSSAYGGGAPLLSNTFVAGFMWLDKLGLSARMGMEVVMRQVLFGAGNYHLVDENFEPLPDYWLSLLFKKLVGTSVFMASVKGPDRNKLRVYLHCTNVNHPRYKEGDLTLYALNLHNVTKRLRLPSHLFDKQVDKYLIKPLGLDGLLSKSVQLNGRTLKMVDDHTLPALTEKTLHPGSSLGLPAFSYGFFVIRNAKVTACL encoded by the exons ATGcagggcaggagtgggagggatgCAGGgcgcagggggaggggtgaggagcaaGGGAGAAAAGGACGCCGTGGCGGGGCGGGAGGAAGTGCGCGAGGTCTCGGCTCCCGCTGGAGGCGGTTCGCGGCTCCCGCTGGAGGCGGTTCACGGATGGGCGGGCCAGGTGAGCCCGAGATGCTGCTGCGCTGGAAGCCGgggctgccgctgctgctgctcctgggccCGCTCGGTCCCTTCTCCCCGGGCGTCCTGGCGGGACCCGAGCAGGCCGAGGACGTTGTGGAGCTGGACTTCTCCACCGAGCGGCCGGTGCACCTGGTGAGTCCCGCGTTCCTGTCCTTAACCATCGACGCCAACCTGGCCACGGACCCGCGGTTCCTCACCTTCCTGGG TTCTCCAAAGCTTCGCACTTTGGCTAGAGGCTTGTCTCCAGCATACCTGCGGTTTGGTGGCACCAAGACGGACTTTCTCATTTTCGATCCCCAAAAAGAACCGACCTTTGAAGAGAAGAGTTACTGGCAGTCTCAAGTCAACCAGG atatttgcaaatctgGCTCCATCCCTTCTGATGTAGAGAAGAGGTTACAGTTGGAATGGCCCTTCCAGGAACAATTGCTGCTCAGAGAACAGCATCAGAAGAAGCTCAAGAACAGCACTTACTCAA aaagctCCGTGGATATGCTGTATGCTTTTGCAAATTGCTCAGGACTGGACTTGATCTTTGGGCTAAATGCCTTACTACGAACAGCAGACTTGCAGTGGAACAGCTCTAACGCTCAGTTGCTCCTGGACTATTGCTCTTCCAAGAATTATAACATTTCTTGGGAACTAGGCAATG AACCTAACAGTTTCTGGAAGAAGGCTGGTATTTTCATCGATGGATTGCAGTTAGGAGAAGATTTTGTCAAGCTGCATAAACTTCTAGGAAAAACCACTTTCAAAACTTCACATCTCTATGGGCCTGATGTTGGCCAGCCTCGAGGAAAGACGGTCAAGATACTGAGGAG tttcctgAAGGCTGGCGGAGAAGTGATTGATTCGGTTACCTGGCACCA CTACTACTTGAATGGACGAATTGCTACCAAAGAAGATTTCCTAAACCCTGATGTGTTGGACACTTTTACTTCATCTGTGCAAAAAGTTTTCCAg GTTGTTGAGGAGACCCGACCCCACAAGAAGGTTTGGTTAGGAGAAACGAGCTCTGCGTATGGGGGTGGAGCGCCCTTGCTGTCTAACACCTTTGTGGCTGGCTTTAT GTGGCTGGATAAATTGGGCCTGTCGGCCAGAATGGGCATGGAAGTGGTGATGAGGCAAGTGCTCTTCGGAGCCGGAAACTACCACTTAGTGGATGAAAACTTCGAACCTCTACCT GATTATTGGCTATCTCTTCTGTTCAAGAAATTGGTAGGCACCAGTGTGTTTATGGCAAGTGTGAAAGGTCCAGACAGAAATAAACTTCGAGTATACCTTCATTGCACCAATGTCAACCA CCCAAGGTATAAAGAAGGAGATTTAACTCTGTATGCTTTAAACCTCCATAACGTCACCAAACGCCTGAGGTTGCCCTCTCATCTGTTTGACAAACAAGTGGACAAATACCTCATAAAACCTTTAGGGCTTGATGGATTGCTTTCCAA ATCTGTGCAGCTCAATGGTCGAACTCTGAAGATGGTGGACGATCACACCCTCCCGGCTTTGACAGAAAAAACTCTCCACCCAGGAAGTTCACTGGGCTTGCCAGCTTTCTCATATGGATTTTTTGTGATAAGAAATGCCAAAGTTACTGCTTGCCTCTGA